Proteins co-encoded in one Quercus robur chromosome 8, dhQueRobu3.1, whole genome shotgun sequence genomic window:
- the LOC126695942 gene encoding G-type lectin S-receptor-like serine/threonine-protein kinase SD1-1, producing the protein MYTLKQALLPRALPNQTNSMFQRFTWTEQSWKLYASLPMDRCDTYALCGVYARCLVTDSPVCQCLKGFKPKSEKGWDSMDLSQGCVRGKPLSCEDKSTHGFLTFPGLKLPDTTHSWVNTSMNLKECRAECLNNCSCMAYTNSDNKEGTGCAIWFADLVDIKQFPAGGQDLYIRMHPSELGMEDGHKKKITVLVVCSVVIASGMLLRIRKNLKEKMERSRTTSHSSRRKEEDMELPMFDLSTISRATDDFSLNNKLGEGGFGPIYKAVIDGQEIAVKTLSRSSGQGLNEFKNEVILIVKLQHRNLVKLLGCCIEGEEKSLDFFIFGMKPSEPIVFSR; encoded by the exons ATGTATACCCTCAAACAGGCACTCCTTCCAAGAGCACTTCCCAACCAAACTAACTCTATGTTTCAACGCTTCACATGGACAGAACAAAGTTGGAAGCTTTATGCATCTCTGCCTATGGACCGCTGTGATACCTATGCCCTTTGTGGGGTTTATGCAAGGTGCCTTGTCACTGACTCTCCGGTCTGTCAATGTTTGAAGGGATTCAAACCGAAGTCCGAAAAAGGATGGGATTCAATGGATTTGTCCCAAGGATGTGTACGCGGTAAACCATTGAGCTGCGAGGACAAAAGTACACATGGGTTTCTTACATTTCCTGGATTGAAACTCCCAGATACCACACACTCGTGGGTAAACACAAGTATGAATCTGAAGGAATGCAGGGCAGAATGCTTGAATAACTGTTCTTGTATGGCTTATACAAACTCAGATAACAAAGAAGGTACTGGCTGCGCTATCTGGTTTGCTGATTTAGTAGATATTAAACAGTTTCCAGCTGGTGGACAGGATCTATACATTCGAATGCACCCTTCAGAACTag GTATGGAAGATGGTCATAAGAAGAAGATAACAGTGCTAGTTGTGTGTTCCGTTGTGATAGCTTCTGGAATGCTCTTGAGAATCAGGAAAAACTTAAAAG aGAAAATGGAGAGAAGTAGAACAACTAGTCATAGCAGCAGGCGTAAAGAAGAAGATATGGAGCTTCCAATGTTCGACTTGTCCACAATTTCTAGAGCCACCGATGACTTCTCACTTAACAACAAACTTGGAGAAGGTGGTTTTGGACCAATATACAAG GCTGTAATAGATGGACAAGAAATTGCTGTGAAGACGCTTTCTAGGAGCTCGGGACAAGGACTGAACGAATTCAAAAATGAAGTTATACTGATTGTAAAACTTCAACATCGAAATCTTGTTAAGCTTCTTGGTTGTTGCATTGAGGGAGAAGAGAAGAGTCTggactttttcatttttggtatgAAACCCTCTGAACCTATTGTATTTAGTAGGTAA
- the LOC126694794 gene encoding uncharacterized protein LOC126694794, translating into MAPSPQKKKSTAKKADKRLKMDPRLFRSVHHFERYKDNFLNAGIIQERFVDLDDLRQTFIPSCFEGRGWDKLLSDFPLVCEPLIREFYSNAVIKENELNCWVRGKEFILDAHVIDDVLGLEGLDDEEFVNFKDRSVSIETVQQRIGGQREGKCLNTTAFPVDMRVLTIIMMFNLYPIRKLTTINCARAIFLMDLKEKNFIDISSHIFDIIVDETRTTSRPKLIFPSLLMRIFRRKGVQIPQDISHMSTPSAINKLTCKRISVRLPGEEDEGDEGEEVPMETDAETAGHASTSTPRRSGKRSRASTSTDAPPDAFQIILERLDGIRAVQTEHSDRMRAMQDQIDVLAATLDSFTTQHDQ; encoded by the coding sequence atggccccttcaccccagaagaagaaatctactgcgaagaaagctgacaaaagacttaagatggatcctagattgtttaggtcagttcatcattttgagagatacaaggataacttcttgaatgcaggaatcattcaagagagatttgtggatttggatgatttaaggcaaacttttattcccagttgttttgaaggaagaggatgggacaaacttttaagtgattttcctttggtgtgtgaacctctgattagagaattttattcaaatgctgtgataaaggagaatgagttaaattgctgggttcgagggaaagaattcatcttggatgcacatgtcatagatgatgtactagggcttgagggtttggatgatgaggagtttgtcaatttcaaggataggagtgtctctattgaaacagttcaacagagaataggtgggcagagagaagggaagtgtttgaataccactgcctttccagtggacatgagggttctaaccataatcatgatgtttaacctttatcctattaggaagttgaccacaatcaattgtgctagagcaatttttctgatggatctcaaagagaagaacttcatagatataagttcccacatctttgacatcattgtggatgagacaagaacaacatctagaccaaaactgatctttcctagtctcctaatgaggatttttcgaaggaagggtgttcaaattcctcaagacatcagtcacatgtctacaccctctgcaatcaacaaacttacctgcaaaaggatcagtgttaggcttccaggagaagaagatgaaggtgatgaaggagaggaagtcccaatggagactgatgcagagacagcagggcatgcatccacctcaacaccaaggaggagtggcaagaggtccagagcttcaacttctacagatgcacctccagatgctttccagatcattctggaaaggcttgatgggatcagggcagtccagactgagcattctgacagaatgagagccatgcaagaccagattgatgtcttggctgctacacttgacagcttcacaactcagcatgaccagtga